CACCAGTCGCCCAGGGAGCCTGGTCGTCGGTCATGATGAACAGAATATTTTTGCGAGGTTCGTCGGCGACGACGAAGGAACTGGCTAAAGCCAAACAGACCAGGACGAAGATTTTCATGTCAGTACTTCCTTTGTTACGTTCCCATGGACGTTGGTAAGACGGCGATCGAGACCGTTGTGATACCTTGTCAGTTATTCGTGATCGAAGCCGAGCAGCTGCAGAACTACCGCATAGCAGTCTCACACCGTTGTGGGATTGATGGCGAATTGGGCATGCGGAAGTTTCGTTACGTGTCCTCCAGAATTCGCTGCGTCTTTCGCAATCGCTTTCGACGTGCTTTCTGGTTGAGCCGTTTCATGAGCCATAACCCACTGAGCGTCATACCGGCGACGGCAGCCATCAGACAAATTGCGAATACGTAACCGTACTTCCATTTTGTTTCCGGCATGTTCATGGCGGAAACACCAGGGTCGAAGTTCATGCCGTACACGCCCGCAATAAAACTCAACGGGATAAACACGCTGGCCATCACGGTTAACAGCTTCATCGTTTCGTTTTGATTGAAGCTAATGTCGGCAAAACAATAGTCTCGCAGGTCCGCCGCCAATTCGCGCGTTGTGTCGGTCGCGTGCAGTACCTGCGACACGTGATCCGAACAGTCTCGCAAATACACATGCGTGCCTTCGGTCATTTGAGTCGTGTCGCGCATCAGAATCGAAATCACTTCCTGATGCGGCGTCACAACGCCCTGAATCATGAACAGGATCGTTCGCAAGCGTTGCAGCACCGCTACGGAATCGACAGACGGTTCTCGCGACAACTGCTGTTCGACCGCGTCCAACCGCTCAGAAATTTTTGCCAGCACCGGAAAGTAGGCGTCTATCACGGCGTCAAGAATCGCGTACACAAGATAGTCGTGTCCACGCTCACGAATTCGACCGTGTTTGTTTCTGATACGATTACGCACGGGTTCCAGGCAGTCGCCCGAGCGTTCCTGAAACGTGATCACAGCGTGACCGCAGACCACGATGCCAATCTGTTCGGTATCGAAGCCACCCACGATTTCAGGCATCCTCGCCACAATAAAAAGCTGATCGTCGTAGCTCTCAACCTTGGCTCGTTGATGAGGATTGACGATGTCTTCCACCGCCAGGCGATGAATACCAAAGATTTCCCCCACCTGTTTGATCACTTCCGTATCACGCAGGCCATCAACGTTGACCCAAGTGATCGACGATCGTGCGGCGAATTCGCTGACGTCGGTGGCTTTGCGAATTTCCACTTCTTCAAGTGTGTCGGCGTCGTATTGAATGACTCGAATCCGCACCGGCATCGCGTTCGGGTCACTACTGAATTCGCCCGGCACCGCCCCCGGAAGCTTACGTCGAGCAAGGTCGATAAGCTGGGTGGCGATCCATCCTGGCCCATGAGCTTCCTTCGCGGCAGCACCGTCCGCACCGACAAGTTCCGCGGCCATCGTTGTTGCGGCATTTTCAGTCACAGTTTGATCCATTCGATTGATTCTGAGTGGTGGCCGCAAAGTCCGCGATCATTTGGCCGGCCCCCGCCGAAAATGCCCCGCGACTCATCACACGCCCCAATCCGGCTTGCTGAGCGGCCTGCAGCTTCTGTGCGTGAACGTGAGGTCCGTAGGCGACGGCCGTTTTACGGACATCATCCGGCAGTCGGCTTGCGAGGTCGGCTACGTCTAGCCCTGCCAGGCCGAGATCAACGAGCAACAGTACGTTTGTTTGTTCCTTCAGCAGATTTTCGACGTCTGCTGGTGTCGAGGCCGAACGAAATTCGCAACCGGAGGTCGCCGCATGACCGCTGACAGTACTGCTGAGCATCAGGTCGCTGGCAAGCAGGACGACGGTTCCGGGCGTTGGAGGGCTATCAGTCACAGTGGCTTTCGTATTTCAAACAGATCCGGTCAACCACCCGTTTTATCGGAACGCGGTTAAACCAATGAATTCTTAAACTCACTCGTTACACTTGATGACTACAACTAACAGTATGACTAGGATTATGCGAACACTTCGGCCGTGGGCCGCTTGTCGAATTGCTTCAGGAAAAGAAACGATGATGAAAACTGTGTGTCAAATGGTTGTTCTCGCGACCGTCGTAGCGTCCTTCGCATCCGTTCAGGCGGAAGACGCCTGGACAACGTTGTTCGATGGAAAATCATTGGACGGCTGGTCAATGGCGGCTCATGGAAAAGCCGAGTACAGCGTAAAAGACGGCACCATCTATGGCAAGACGGTCGAAGGCAGTCCAAACAGCTTTCTGAAGTCGGACAACGAATATGGAGACTTCGAACTTCAATTCGAAGTGAAGGTCCACGACAGCCTGAACTCCGGGTGCCAAATTCGATCGCGTGAAAAAACGGAAGCCGACCTGGACGAAGAAGAAAAACGAACCGGCAAGCGTCCGAGTGGCGGTAACGGCATCGGCCGCTTTCACGGACCTCAGGTTGAAATCGAGGCGGGCCCCGGTCAGGCGGGCTACATCTATGCCGAAGCCACAGGTCGTGGCTGGGTGTCAGAACCACCCAAAGATCCGTCGCATTCGCACAAACACATGAAGAACGGCGAATGGAACAAGTTTCGAATTGTGGCGAAGGGGCCTCGACTTCAAACATGGATCAACGGCGAACCAGTCGGTGACCTGACACACAAAGAACTGTATGAGACTCATCCGAAAGGCCACATTGGTCTTCAGGTTCACGGCATCGCCAAAGGCACTGGCCCATTTGATGTGGCCTGGCGAAACATTCGGATTAAAGAGTTGAAGAACTGAGCTTCGGAGATTCCTGTTCCAATACGGCGGCCACGATTGGGTGGCCACCGCGTTGTATGCAACCCAACCGAAATCGCCTGGCTCTGCCCGTTAATTGATGAGCGGCAACGCGCTAGCCGCCGGTGGAACGAAAAACCCGCGGCTAGCAGCTTGCGGCTCACGAGTTCCTTGCCAAACTTCGAATGACGGCACAGAGCCTGGCCTTTCCGCAACCTATGTCACAACAGATCACAACACTGCTGTCGCCCGTTAAACGTCGATTACGTTGGCGCAATATTCATTCGCGCACTGCGATCGGGGCTGCTGTGAGCGGCGCGTTGTGTCTGTTGCTGGGTTTTCTGCGCATTACTATTGACTGGCCAGAGACAACAGCACCGCAAACCGCTGGACTATTCGCGATCGTATTCTGCAGCGGGATCCTACTGGGAGCGGTCTGGGGCATTGTCGAACGGCTGGGCTGGAAGTTAGCGGCGGCAGAAGTCGATCAGCACTACGGCTGGAAAGATCGAACGACAACCGCTCTACAGCTAAGTGGCAATACTTCAGCACCGTTGGCGAGACTGCAGGTCGCAGACGCGGTCAATCATCTTCAAACGGTGAATTCCGTTGAGGTTGTACCTTTGCAAATGCCCCGCGCCATACTTTGGGCTGCTGGCTGTGCAGTCGTGGCCATCGGGACCGTGCTACTGCCGAACGCGAACCAACCACTGAAGGCTGCGGTGACCGTACGTTCTGCCAGCGTGAAAGAAGCCGCAACGGAAATCCGTGACCGCATTGATGAAATCGACCAACTCGCCGAAGAATCGGGTCTGCAACCGCTGAAGGATCTGGTCGTCCGATTGAAACGCGACCTGACGAAGCTGGATCAGCCGGACGCTGAAGTTCGCGAATCGCTAAAAACCATGTCTGCCATGCAGCAGAAAATGCAGTCTATGATGTCAGAATTGAACATCGAAGCCATGGATGCGTCGCTCGCCGATGTGG
This DNA window, taken from Fuerstiella marisgermanici, encodes the following:
- a CDS encoding 3-keto-disaccharide hydrolase codes for the protein MMKTVCQMVVLATVVASFASVQAEDAWTTLFDGKSLDGWSMAAHGKAEYSVKDGTIYGKTVEGSPNSFLKSDNEYGDFELQFEVKVHDSLNSGCQIRSREKTEADLDEEEKRTGKRPSGGNGIGRFHGPQVEIEAGPGQAGYIYAEATGRGWVSEPPKDPSHSHKHMKNGEWNKFRIVAKGPRLQTWINGEPVGDLTHKELYETHPKGHIGLQVHGIAKGTGPFDVAWRNIRIKELKN
- the corA gene encoding magnesium/cobalt transporter CorA, yielding MTENAATTMAAELVGADGAAAKEAHGPGWIATQLIDLARRKLPGAVPGEFSSDPNAMPVRIRVIQYDADTLEEVEIRKATDVSEFAARSSITWVNVDGLRDTEVIKQVGEIFGIHRLAVEDIVNPHQRAKVESYDDQLFIVARMPEIVGGFDTEQIGIVVCGHAVITFQERSGDCLEPVRNRIRNKHGRIRERGHDYLVYAILDAVIDAYFPVLAKISERLDAVEQQLSREPSVDSVAVLQRLRTILFMIQGVVTPHQEVISILMRDTTQMTEGTHVYLRDCSDHVSQVLHATDTTRELAADLRDYCFADISFNQNETMKLLTVMASVFIPLSFIAGVYGMNFDPGVSAMNMPETKWKYGYVFAICLMAAVAGMTLSGLWLMKRLNQKARRKRLRKTQRILEDT